A region of Vicia villosa cultivar HV-30 ecotype Madison, WI unplaced genomic scaffold, Vvil1.0 ctg.003137F_1_1, whole genome shotgun sequence DNA encodes the following proteins:
- the LOC131640451 gene encoding cytochrome P450 86A8-like, with product METCTVLLLLTAITAYLLWFTFISRSLKGPRVWPLLGSLPGLIENCERMHDWICDNLRACGGTYQTCICAIPFLARKQGLVTVTCDPRNLEHILKTRFDNYPKGPTWQAVFHDLLGDGIFNSDGNTWVFQRKTAALEFTTRTLRQAMARWVSRAIKDRLCTILKKAEQHDEPVDLQDVMLRLTFDNICGLAFGRDPQTCATGLPENGFAAAFDRATEATLQRFILPEVIWKVKKWLGLGMEVGLSRSLSFVDSHLSSVIEKRKVELMSQQKDGSLLHDDLLTRFMRKKESYSDKFLQHVALNFILAGRDTSSVALSWFFWLVIQNPKVEEKILHEICTVLMETRGADMEKWTDEPLGFEEVDRLTYLKAALSETLRLYPSVPEDSKHVVNDDVLPDGTFVPAGSSVTYSIYSAGRSKTTWGEDCMEFRPERWLSLDGTKFIMHDSFKFVAFNAGPRICLGKDLAYLQMKSIAAAVLLRHRLAVVPGHRVEQKMSLTLFMKNGLLVNVYNRDLKSVFANIQNEKEGEIQGKVSNDLKCNES from the coding sequence ATGGAAACATGTACGGTTCTGTTGCTGTTAACGGCTATTACAGCTTACTTACTTTGGTTCACGTTCATCTCACGGTCGTTGAAGGGTCCACGTGTCTGGCCACTATTGGGTAGTTTACCGGGCCTGATCGAGAATTGTGAGCGTATGCATGATTGGATCTGCGACAACCTCCGCGCGTGTGGTGGCACGTACCAGACATGCATCTGTGCAATCCCTTTTCTAGCAAGGAAGCAAGGGCTCGTGACCGTTACCTGCGACCCGAGGAACTTGGAGCATATACTCAAGACTCGGTTCGATAATTACCCGAAAGGACCAACTTGGCAGGCAGTGTTTCATGATTTGTTGGGTGATGGGATCTTTAATTCTGATGGTAACACATGGGTGTTCCAGCGCAAAACAGCCGCGCTGGAATTTACTACCCGGACGCTACGTCAAGCTATGGCTCGATGGGTGAGTCGAGCCATTAAGGATAGGCTTTGCACGATTTTGAAGAAAGCTGAGCAGCATGATGAGCCGGTGGATCTACAGGATGTGATGCTCCGGCTCACTTTTGACAATATTTGTGGTTTGGCTTTTGGAAGAGACCCGCAGACATGTGCTACGGGTCTGCCTGAAAATGGCTTTGCAGCTGCTTTTGACCGAGCCACTGAAGCCACGCTTCAAAGGTTTATATTACCTGAGGTGATTTGGAAGGTGAAGAAATGGTTAGGGCTTGGTATGGAAGTCGGCTTGAGCCGAAGCCTTTCGTTTGTGGACTCACACTTGTCAAGTGTGATTGAGAAGCGCAAAGTGGAACTGATGAGTCAGCAGAAGGATGGCTCACTTCTTCATGATGACTTGCTGACTAGATTTATGAGGAAGAAAGAATCATATTCAGACAAGTTTCTTCAACATGTGGCATTAAATTTTATCCTAGCTGGACGTGACACATCATCGGTCGCACTGAGTTGGTTTTTCTGGTTGGTGATTCAGAATCCAAAGGTTGAAGAGAAGATACTACATGAGATATGCACGGTCTTGATGGAGACACGCGGCGCTGACATGGAAAAATGGACGGATGAGCCGTTGGGATTCGAAGAAGTTGATCGTTTGACTTATCTTAAGGCTGCATTGTCTGAGACACTAAGGTTGTACCCTTCGGTGCCAGAGGATTCAAAGCATGTGGTGAACGACGATGTGCTACCGGATGGAACCTTTGTTCCAGCCGGATCATCGGTGACATATTCGATATATTCAGCCGGGAGGTCGAAGACTACCTGGGGTGAGGATTGCATGGAGTTTAGACCTGAAAGGTGGTTGTCATTGGATGGGACAAAGTTCATCATGCATGACTCTTTCAAGTTTGTTGCATTCAATGCTGGTCCTAGAATATGTTTGGGGAAGGATTTGGCATACCTGCAGATGAAGTCTATAGCCGCCGCTGTTCTGCTCCGCCATCGTCTCGCTGTGGTTCCTGGCCATCGGGTGGAGCAAAAGATGTCACTCACCTTGTTCATGAAAAATGGGCTGTTGGTTAATGTTTACAACAGGGATTTGAAGAGTGTTTTTGCAAATATACAAAATGAAAAGGAAGGTGAGATTCAAGGGAAAGTGTCAAATGATTTGAAATGCAATGAAAGTTAG